In Massilia antarctica, the following are encoded in one genomic region:
- the fur gene encoding ferric iron uptake transcriptional regulator: MSNNPSDLKASGLKATLPRLKILEIFQNSEVRHLTAEDVYKILLTDNMDVGLATVYRVLTQFEQAGLLNRNHFETGKAIFELNAGSHHDHLVCLDCGRVEEFYDEEIESRQHKVAVERGFKIAEHALAIYGNCVKPACPHKT; the protein is encoded by the coding sequence ATGAGTAACAATCCTAGCGACCTCAAGGCCAGCGGCCTGAAAGCCACCCTGCCCCGCCTGAAAATCCTCGAGATTTTCCAGAACAGCGAGGTGCGCCACCTGACAGCGGAAGATGTTTACAAGATCTTGCTGACCGATAATATGGATGTCGGCCTGGCTACCGTGTACCGCGTACTGACCCAGTTCGAGCAAGCCGGCCTGCTCAACCGCAACCATTTTGAAACCGGCAAGGCGATCTTCGAGCTCAACGCCGGTTCCCACCACGATCACCTGGTGTGCCTCGACTGCGGCCGTGTGGAAGAGTTCTACGACGAAGAAATCGAATCGCGCCAGCACAAGGTGGCGGTCGAGCGCGGCTTCAAGATTGCCGAGCACGCGCTGGCGATTTACGGCAACTGCGTCAAGCCAGCCTGCCCGCACAAAACCTGA
- a CDS encoding serine hydrolase domain-containing protein — MNFPRTLCFLLASLAMGLPGASVLAAPPVKADAKADSAASKAVLAFMRAEMQERRIPGLQIAVIRHQKVVFSRALGVANIQHGVPVDDRTVFSINSGTKSFTGVAIMQLLEQGKLALDAPVSRYLDGLPAAWQGVTIAQLLNHTSGLPDVLDAEGDLLPGGMDGAWKSAQTLPVQFAPGQRFSYNQTNYVLLGKIIDRLSGEPFLAFIRHRQFDVVGMPDSSFGDSADVIRNKANSYRFGRDGQLRNVVEEFPAAMRTGAGINTSATELGKWIVALQQGRLLQPASMAAMWTPSSFADGRPAPWAMGWPAIRRGAQAHRALAGIGGGRSAFYIYPDDDLAVIILTNLAGAQPEQLIDTVAGLYAPALRATGGGGLALYRLREQTGRGGFDDIDGQLRQVIRQYAVPNPSEASLNGWGYRLLSRKQVKPAIAVLGLAARLYPDSANAHDSLAEAYQAAEDPALAIRHYRRSLELDPDNRNALAHLSALEKK, encoded by the coding sequence ATGAATTTTCCCCGCACACTGTGTTTCCTGCTCGCGAGCTTGGCGATGGGCTTGCCGGGCGCGAGCGTCCTGGCGGCACCGCCCGTCAAGGCCGATGCCAAGGCCGATAGCGCCGCCAGCAAGGCCGTGCTGGCATTCATGCGCGCCGAAATGCAGGAACGGCGCATTCCGGGCTTGCAGATTGCCGTGATCCGCCATCAAAAAGTGGTGTTCTCGCGCGCGCTTGGCGTGGCCAACATCCAGCACGGGGTACCGGTCGACGATCGCACCGTGTTTTCGATCAATTCCGGGACCAAGTCATTTACGGGCGTGGCCATCATGCAGCTGCTTGAACAGGGCAAGCTCGCGCTCGACGCGCCGGTATCGCGCTATCTGGACGGCTTGCCGGCCGCCTGGCAGGGCGTCACCATCGCCCAGTTACTCAATCACACATCCGGACTGCCCGACGTCCTCGATGCGGAAGGCGACCTGCTGCCGGGCGGCATGGACGGTGCCTGGAAGAGCGCGCAAACCTTGCCGGTTCAGTTCGCGCCGGGCCAGCGCTTCAGCTATAACCAGACCAACTACGTGTTGCTTGGGAAAATCATCGACCGCCTGAGCGGCGAGCCCTTCCTGGCGTTCATCCGGCACCGGCAGTTCGACGTGGTCGGCATGCCCGACAGCAGCTTCGGCGACAGCGCCGACGTCATCAGGAACAAGGCCAATTCCTACCGCTTCGGGCGCGACGGCCAGCTGCGCAACGTGGTCGAAGAGTTTCCGGCGGCGATGCGCACGGGCGCCGGTATCAATACCAGCGCGACCGAACTGGGCAAGTGGATCGTGGCCCTGCAGCAGGGACGCCTGCTCCAGCCGGCGAGCATGGCGGCGATGTGGACCCCGTCCTCGTTCGCCGATGGACGGCCGGCCCCGTGGGCCATGGGCTGGCCGGCGATCCGCCGCGGCGCACAGGCGCACCGGGCGCTGGCGGGGATCGGGGGCGGGCGTTCGGCCTTCTATATTTATCCGGACGACGACCTGGCGGTGATTATCCTGACCAACCTGGCTGGCGCCCAGCCGGAGCAGTTGATCGACACCGTGGCCGGCCTGTATGCGCCGGCGCTGCGCGCCACCGGCGGCGGCGGGCTTGCCCTGTATCGCTTGCGCGAACAAACCGGGCGCGGCGGTTTCGATGACATCGACGGGCAACTGCGCCAGGTGATTCGGCAATATGCGGTGCCCAACCCGTCCGAGGCCAGCCTGAACGGCTGGGGCTACCGCTTGCTGTCGCGTAAGCAGGTCAAGCCGGCCATTGCGGTGCTCGGCCTGGCTGCGCGTCTGTATCCGGACAGCGCCAACGCCCATGACAGCCTGGCCGAAGCGTACCAAGCCGCTGAAGACCCGGCGCTGGCGATCCGCCATTACCGTCGTTCGCTGGAACTGGACCCGGACAACCGCAACGCGCTAGCGCACCTGAGCGCGCTGGAAAAGAAATAA
- a CDS encoding HAD family hydrolase, whose amino-acid sequence MSTTPRRTWPKAILFDLDDTLWPIAPVILQAEQALHLWLHSNAPRVAERFTIDALRQARLALLAQQPDFHLDLGALRRAGLLSAFEAAGEDAAKVEQAMVHFYAARNAVIPYDDVVPGLLRLKGRSVLGSVSNGNADLQAIGLSHHFKVSVAASQFGRAKPDPAIFLAACEELGVDPADAVYVGDDVLLDVQGAQRAGLRAVWLNRTGSARHLEHGVLPDAICGDFDELLDWLAREHD is encoded by the coding sequence ATGAGCACTACGCCGCGCCGCACTTGGCCCAAAGCCATCCTGTTCGACCTGGACGATACCCTGTGGCCGATCGCCCCGGTCATCCTGCAGGCCGAGCAAGCCCTGCACCTCTGGCTGCACAGCAATGCACCGAGAGTGGCCGAGCGCTTCACCATCGACGCCCTGCGCCAGGCGCGCCTGGCCCTGCTGGCCCAGCAGCCCGATTTCCATCTCGACCTGGGCGCCCTGCGCCGCGCCGGCCTGTTGTCGGCGTTCGAGGCGGCCGGCGAAGACGCCGCCAAGGTCGAGCAGGCCATGGTCCACTTCTATGCGGCGCGCAATGCCGTCATCCCCTACGATGACGTGGTGCCCGGCCTGCTGCGCCTGAAAGGCCGCTCCGTGCTCGGCTCAGTTTCCAACGGCAATGCCGACCTGCAGGCGATCGGCCTCTCGCACCACTTCAAGGTATCGGTGGCGGCCAGCCAGTTCGGCCGCGCCAAGCCGGACCCGGCCATTTTCCTGGCCGCCTGCGAGGAACTCGGGGTCGACCCGGCCGATGCCGTCTACGTGGGCGACGATGTGCTGCTCGACGTGCAGGGCGCCCAGCGCGCCGGACTGCGCGCGGTCTGGCTCAACCGCACCGGCAGCGCGCGCCACCTCGAACACGGGGTGCTGCCGGACGCCATCTGCGGCGATTTCGACGAGCTGCTCGACTGGCTCGCGCGCGAGCACGATTGA
- a CDS encoding outer membrane protein assembly factor BamE, translating to MPVDTAVLHRFSLRAPLVATLAGAVLSLSGCTMFGGAKDPVVPVSASPDAGAQTVQASKLQKFLWIFSPYRPDIQQGNFISQEMLTQLKVGQTREQVKFLLGTPLLTDVFHADRWDFPFYLARGDGELTSSRVTVYFKDNKVEKFDGGNLPTEKEYIARIAGPSKVAAKEAPRREEAGSASIKINK from the coding sequence ATGCCTGTCGATACTGCCGTTTTGCACCGTTTTAGCTTGCGCGCCCCGCTCGTGGCGACCCTGGCCGGCGCCGTCCTGAGCCTGTCCGGCTGCACCATGTTCGGCGGCGCCAAGGATCCCGTGGTTCCGGTCAGCGCCTCGCCCGACGCCGGCGCCCAGACCGTCCAGGCGAGCAAGCTGCAGAAATTCCTGTGGATCTTCTCGCCGTATCGTCCGGACATTCAACAAGGCAACTTCATCTCCCAGGAAATGCTGACCCAGCTGAAGGTGGGCCAGACCCGCGAGCAGGTCAAGTTCCTGCTCGGCACGCCGCTGCTGACCGATGTCTTCCACGCCGACCGCTGGGATTTTCCCTTCTATCTGGCGCGCGGCGATGGCGAGCTGACCAGCAGCCGGGTCACGGTCTACTTCAAGGATAACAAGGTCGAGAAATTCGACGGCGGCAACCTGCCGACCGAGAAGGAATACATCGCGCGCATCGCCGGTCCATCCAAGGTGGCCGCCAAGGAAGCGCCGCGGCGCGAAGAAGCCGGTTCGGCATCGATCAAGATCAACAAATAA
- the dapB gene encoding 4-hydroxy-tetrahydrodipicolinate reductase — MTHMKIAVAGADGRMGRMLVDAVDAAPDAVLAGALGLAGTPAIGQLLGQSGVKIEAELAAGLAGADYLIDFTRPEGTLRHLEYCAAHGIKLIIGTTGFDDAGKAAIAAAAEKTAIMFAPNMSVGVNVTLKLLELAAKSLSEGYDIEIIEAHHRHKVDAPSGTALKMGEVIADALGRDLKECAVYGREGVTGERDPSTIGFATIRGGDIIGDHTVLFAGTGERIEISHKSSSRASYANGALRACRFLADKATGLYDMQDVLSLKD; from the coding sequence ATGACTCACATGAAAATTGCAGTAGCCGGCGCTGACGGGCGCATGGGGCGGATGCTGGTCGATGCGGTCGATGCCGCGCCGGACGCCGTGCTGGCCGGCGCGCTCGGCCTGGCCGGAACGCCCGCGATCGGCCAGCTGCTTGGCCAGAGCGGCGTGAAGATCGAAGCGGAGCTCGCCGCCGGCCTGGCCGGGGCCGATTACCTGATCGACTTTACCCGCCCCGAAGGCACGCTCAGGCACCTGGAATACTGCGCGGCCCACGGCATCAAGCTGATCATCGGCACCACCGGTTTCGACGACGCCGGCAAGGCCGCGATTGCCGCCGCCGCCGAAAAAACCGCGATCATGTTCGCGCCCAACATGAGCGTGGGCGTGAACGTCACCCTCAAGCTGCTGGAACTGGCCGCCAAAAGCCTCTCCGAAGGCTACGACATCGAAATCATCGAAGCGCACCACCGCCACAAGGTCGATGCGCCGTCCGGCACAGCCCTGAAAATGGGTGAAGTCATCGCCGACGCGCTCGGGCGCGACTTGAAGGAATGCGCCGTGTACGGGCGCGAAGGCGTCACCGGCGAGCGCGATCCGTCGACCATCGGCTTTGCCACCATCCGCGGCGGCGACATCATCGGCGACCATACCGTGCTGTTTGCCGGCACCGGCGAGCGCATCGAGATCAGCCACAAGTCCAGCAGCCGGGCCAGCTACGCCAACGGCGCGCTGCGCGCCTGCCGCTTCCTGGCCGACAAGGCGACCGGCTTGTACGATATGCAGGACGTGCTGTCACTAAAGGACTAG
- the hrcA gene encoding heat-inducible transcriptional repressor HrcA gives MQLDTRAQTLLKALVERYIADGQPVGSRALSKISGLDLSPATIRNIMADLEELGYVASPHTSAGRIPTPRGYRIFVDTLLTVQHLDEHAVDGRLRLPAQQPQKMIANAAQMLSSLSQFAGVVLSPRRESVFQQIEFLRLSEKRILLVIVDPRGDVQNRLLLTEADYTPAQLVRSANYINQNYGGLSFDDVRLRLSSELRQLRDDMGSLMQAAVEAGSEAMTDQSDDMVISGERNLLSVSDLSSNMTSLRQMFDMFEQKTGLMQLLDVSSKATGVQIFIGGESNLVPMDEMSVVTAPYEVNGKIVGTLGVIGPTRMAYERVIPIVDITAKLLSNALSHS, from the coding sequence ATGCAACTCGATACCCGTGCGCAAACGCTGCTCAAAGCCCTGGTCGAACGGTATATCGCCGACGGCCAGCCGGTCGGGTCGCGCGCGCTGTCGAAAATTTCCGGACTCGACCTGTCGCCCGCGACCATCCGCAACATCATGGCCGACCTCGAAGAGCTGGGGTATGTGGCCAGTCCGCACACCTCGGCCGGACGCATTCCGACCCCGCGCGGCTACCGCATCTTTGTCGATACCTTGCTAACCGTGCAACACCTGGACGAGCACGCCGTCGATGGGCGGCTGCGCCTGCCGGCCCAGCAACCGCAAAAGATGATCGCCAATGCGGCGCAGATGCTGTCCTCGCTGTCGCAGTTCGCCGGCGTGGTGCTCAGCCCGCGGCGCGAATCGGTGTTCCAGCAGATCGAATTCTTGCGCCTGTCGGAAAAGCGCATTTTGCTGGTGATCGTCGATCCGCGCGGCGATGTGCAAAACCGCCTGCTGCTGACGGAAGCCGACTACACGCCGGCCCAGCTGGTGCGCTCGGCCAATTACATCAACCAGAATTACGGCGGCCTGTCGTTCGACGACGTGCGCCTCCGCCTGAGCAGCGAATTGCGCCAGCTGCGCGACGATATGGGTAGCCTGATGCAGGCAGCGGTCGAGGCCGGCAGCGAGGCGATGACCGACCAGTCGGACGACATGGTCATTTCCGGCGAGCGCAACCTGCTCAGCGTGTCGGACTTGTCCTCGAACATGACGTCGCTGCGCCAGATGTTCGACATGTTCGAGCAAAAGACCGGGCTGATGCAGCTGCTGGACGTGTCCAGCAAGGCGACCGGGGTGCAGATCTTCATCGGCGGGGAATCGAACCTGGTGCCGATGGATGAGATGAGCGTGGTCACCGCGCCGTACGAGGTCAACGGCAAGATCGTCGGCACCCTGGGCGTGATCGGGCCGACCCGCATGGCCTATGAAAGGGTGATTCCGATTGTGGATATTACGGCCAAGCTGCTGTCGAACGCGCTCAGCCATTCCTAG